In the Flavobacterium sp. J372 genome, one interval contains:
- a CDS encoding tetratricopeptide repeat protein, with product MFLVYMVLAVMSFINISRYRTYNSRTDDQFLLDSPLTPGISVVAPAYNEEKTIIVNVKSLLTLNYPLFEVIIVNDGSKDRTLEFLIEEFELVETPYAYVERIKTKPFKRIFKSTNPQYSKLTVVDKANGGTKADASNAGINAAQYPYFLCTDVDCILERNTLLRMIKPVLNSNTRVVSVGATLRMSNSCDVVDGVIERVKPPEKWIPRFQEMEYLRAYLFGKMGWSLINCVPNVSGGLGLFDKEVAVNAGGYDGGSHAEDMDIMVKMAAYMINNHQKYRIDYIPVSCCWTEGPPNVKILGRQRTRWATGLAQIFFVHRKILFNPRYKKLGLVTFPFQLIYEFLAPVIEFAGILYFIYLILKNDVNWDMAGYIFLYSYSLAIMFGTLVILMDNFVKRQYQTSRETLKLWLMVFLEPFIYHPLLIYFSLKGYFNFYTSRQMEWGTMTRQGFDNDKKELNHLIPLMQMFKIISNKKVFVLAAFIIILVSGNAYAQDYSSDDYYAMAKKEGNEKRNFKKAAEYCEKASELAPLDMDIREYLGKCYMELGQLDKARIILLEVLQRSPKRVDSRHYLLNIDIQQKRYASAVCYANELLEITPYSKTLWFRKIELYHLMDNSIEANRETRRLYQIFPEDEEIKQMYNNVLKEDGRKMNKTGDITSAVKQYEDALRINKRDQESYLNLINLYIRSGNYPAALSTADRGLYELPGNRAILDKKIGILEEMHEYPRAMDIVQEQIRKGDSGYYRQMMKYLTAEAARHYKNSDPYELYGKLYDQDKSNKEAREYLLNTAISRGYFADAQEMLTPALKADPTNKELLSKQLYVYESRQDKQGQRKTVEQLYRLYPGDSDVRDKYDAITFEDAKAEYAGGNYKGALPVFIRLSSHPVYGRPAGNYLYATYLAQKSYPRALDQINRLIDSYPGEQEYILKKIDLLADMGNYEEAYFMASTFAKQNPGNDEYRYMLNDIGTEYIKQLIEKEDYGTMKLVADNILASGSKDLQAYNYAISARLLVSDYIGAQELIQKALLQYPGNKELRLKEAGVYSQSGNHAKAVEVLQALVADYPYNSTFKSSLVEEMLLEGKQKEQNEQYLEAIRIYNEILLIKPNDTVAPIRLANMYIKRQEYADAMLVVDKALTYNAENQDLIYLKGVIYELQGDYKNARLWQGKYIPPAHKLKEHEEHLDYLDALMLKNQAIISYLKATNDSVSFTTSVATFEYMRFERNNVYVGRINYAARADGTGVQGEVDWYHTFKDKSYILANAGIASKYFSEYKLGLSFYMPFRKTWEGEVGLRYAKLPDERNLVTGILGIAKTYDNVWLNARVSLLNDGEDMYHTILGQARFYMRNQKDYAQVMASVGTAPEDQKLDFQTNTLLSYVNTMVGAGYFHYLSNRTSVGVLGNWYNFKVQENSYLNQYNLFITLRTKF from the coding sequence ATGTTCCTGGTTTATATGGTGCTTGCTGTTATGTCTTTCATAAACATATCGCGCTACCGCACCTATAACTCACGTACAGATGACCAGTTTCTTCTTGACTCACCGCTTACGCCGGGCATCTCTGTAGTAGCGCCTGCTTACAATGAAGAGAAGACGATAATCGTTAATGTAAAATCGCTGCTAACGCTTAATTACCCTCTTTTTGAGGTGATTATTGTAAACGACGGAAGTAAAGACAGGACTCTGGAATTTTTAATAGAAGAATTTGAACTGGTTGAAACGCCTTACGCTTATGTTGAGCGGATTAAAACCAAGCCCTTTAAAAGGATTTTTAAATCTACTAACCCCCAATACTCTAAGCTTACAGTTGTAGATAAAGCAAATGGAGGTACAAAAGCCGACGCATCAAATGCAGGTATAAACGCGGCACAATACCCTTACTTTCTCTGCACTGATGTAGACTGTATATTGGAAAGGAACACCCTGCTAAGAATGATAAAACCGGTACTTAACTCTAATACCAGGGTAGTTTCGGTAGGAGCAACACTTAGGATGTCTAACAGCTGTGATGTTGTTGACGGTGTTATAGAGCGTGTGAAGCCGCCTGAAAAATGGATACCACGTTTCCAGGAAATGGAATACCTGCGTGCTTACCTTTTTGGGAAAATGGGGTGGAGCCTGATAAACTGTGTACCAAATGTATCAGGTGGTCTGGGTCTTTTTGATAAAGAAGTTGCAGTAAACGCAGGTGGTTATGACGGTGGGTCTCACGCTGAAGACATGGATATAATGGTGAAGATGGCTGCATATATGATAAACAACCATCAAAAATACAGGATTGATTACATACCTGTTTCATGCTGCTGGACAGAAGGGCCGCCAAACGTGAAGATTCTTGGCCGCCAGCGTACACGCTGGGCAACCGGGCTGGCACAAATTTTCTTTGTACACCGTAAAATATTATTTAATCCCAGATATAAAAAACTTGGGCTTGTAACATTTCCCTTCCAGCTTATATATGAGTTTCTTGCTCCGGTTATTGAGTTTGCGGGCATATTGTATTTTATATACTTGATATTAAAGAATGATGTAAACTGGGATATGGCGGGTTATATTTTTCTGTATTCTTACTCGCTTGCCATCATGTTCGGTACGCTGGTAATACTTATGGATAATTTTGTGAAGCGCCAGTACCAGACATCTCGCGAAACATTAAAGCTGTGGCTTATGGTATTTTTAGAACCATTTATATATCACCCGCTTTTAATTTATTTCTCGCTAAAAGGGTATTTCAACTTTTATACTTCACGCCAGATGGAGTGGGGAACCATGACCCGACAGGGCTTTGACAATGACAAAAAGGAGCTAAACCACTTAATACCACTAATGCAAATGTTTAAGATTATAAGCAATAAAAAGGTATTTGTGCTGGCAGCCTTTATAATTATACTTGTGTCAGGCAATGCATATGCGCAGGATTATTCGTCAGATGACTACTATGCCATGGCAAAGAAAGAGGGTAATGAAAAGCGCAATTTTAAAAAAGCGGCTGAATACTGCGAAAAAGCAAGTGAGCTGGCACCGCTTGATATGGATATACGCGAATATCTGGGGAAATGTTATATGGAGCTTGGCCAGCTTGACAAGGCCCGCATCATTTTACTTGAAGTATTGCAACGCAGCCCAAAAAGGGTTGATTCACGGCATTATCTTTTAAATATTGATATTCAGCAGAAGCGTTATGCCAGCGCTGTATGTTATGCAAATGAATTGCTAGAGATAACGCCATATAGCAAGACATTATGGTTCAGAAAAATAGAGCTTTACCATTTAATGGATAACAGTATTGAGGCCAACAGGGAAACACGCCGCTTGTACCAGATTTTTCCTGAGGATGAAGAGATAAAACAGATGTACAACAATGTACTTAAAGAAGATGGCCGCAAAATGAATAAAACGGGAGACATCACCAGTGCTGTAAAGCAGTACGAAGATGCCCTCCGCATTAATAAACGTGACCAGGAATCTTATCTTAATCTTATAAATCTGTATATACGGTCCGGTAATTACCCGGCGGCGCTTTCAACAGCCGACAGGGGATTATATGAGCTGCCGGGCAACCGCGCCATACTTGACAAGAAAATTGGCATACTTGAAGAAATGCATGAATACCCTCGTGCAATGGATATTGTTCAGGAGCAGATACGCAAGGGTGATTCCGGTTACTACAGGCAAATGATGAAGTATCTTACCGCTGAAGCAGCCAGGCACTATAAAAACTCTGACCCGTATGAACTTTACGGAAAGCTGTATGATCAGGACAAATCAAACAAGGAGGCCCGCGAATATTTACTTAATACTGCTATAAGCCGCGGTTATTTTGCCGATGCACAGGAAATGCTTACACCTGCACTTAAAGCCGATCCTACAAATAAGGAGCTGCTTTCAAAACAACTGTATGTATATGAAAGCAGGCAGGACAAGCAGGGCCAGAGAAAGACAGTAGAGCAGCTTTATCGCCTGTATCCCGGTGATAGTGATGTACGTGATAAATATGATGCGATAACCTTTGAAGACGCCAAGGCAGAATATGCCGGCGGTAATTATAAAGGAGCGCTGCCGGTATTCATACGGTTATCATCACATCCTGTTTATGGCAGGCCCGCAGGGAATTACCTGTATGCCACATATCTTGCGCAGAAGTCTTACCCGCGCGCATTAGATCAAATAAACAGGCTTATCGATTCTTATCCGGGCGAGCAGGAATACATCCTGAAAAAGATCGATTTGCTGGCAGACATGGGTAATTATGAAGAGGCCTATTTTATGGCCAGTACATTTGCAAAGCAAAACCCGGGTAATGATGAGTACAGGTATATGCTTAATGATATTGGTACAGAGTATATAAAGCAGCTTATTGAAAAGGAAGATTATGGCACTATGAAGCTCGTGGCAGATAATATTCTTGCATCGGGCAGTAAAGACCTTCAGGCCTATAATTACGCTATAAGTGCAAGGCTGTTGGTGTCAGACTATATAGGCGCACAAGAACTTATACAGAAAGCCTTACTGCAATATCCCGGCAATAAAGAGCTAAGGCTTAAAGAAGCAGGCGTATACTCGCAATCAGGAAATCACGCCAAAGCTGTGGAAGTTTTACAGGCCTTAGTGGCAGACTATCCGTACAACAGTACTTTCAAAAGTTCGCTCGTGGAAGAAATGCTGCTGGAAGGCAAACAAAAAGAGCAGAATGAACAGTATCTTGAGGCGATCAGGATATATAACGAGATATTGCTTATAAAACCGAATGATACTGTTGCGCCAATAAGGCTTGCAAATATGTATATAAAAAGGCAGGAGTATGCCGATGCTATGCTGGTGGTTGACAAAGCCCTGACATACAATGCAGAGAACCAGGACCTGATTTACCTTAAAGGAGTTATTTATGAGCTACAGGGTGATTATAAAAATGCACGCCTTTGGCAGGGTAAATATATTCCGCCGGCACATAAACTCAAAGAACACGAGGAGCATCTTGACTACCTTGATGCTTTGATGCTGAAAAACCAGGCAATAATATCATATCTAAAGGCTACCAATGATTCTGTAAGCTTCACTACATCAGTGGCTACATTTGAGTATATGCGCTTTGAAAGAAACAACGTTTATGTAGGCCGTATTAACTATGCTGCAAGGGCAGATGGTACAGGTGTACAGGGCGAAGTAGACTGGTACCACACTTTTAAAGACAAGTCATACATCCTCGCAAATGCCGGTATAGCCAGCAAATATTTTTCTGAATATAAACTGGGGCTGTCATTTTACATGCCGTTCAGGAAAACATGGGAAGGTGAGGTAGGCTTACGCTATGCCAAACTTCCGGATGAACGTAATCTTGTAACCGGAATTTTGGGTATTGCCAAAACGTATGATAATGTATGGCTAAATGCGCGTGTATCATTGCTTAATGATGGTGAAGATATGTACCATACCATTTTAGGCCAGGCAAGGTTTTATATGCGCAATCAAAAAGATTATGCACAGGTAATGGCATCTGTAGGTACAGCACCTGAAGACCAGAAACTTGATTTCCAGACCAACACACTGCTGTCTTATGTTAACACAATGGTGGGTGCAGGTTATTTTCATTACCTGAGCAATCGTACCAGCGTTGGCGTTTTGGGCAATTGGTATAATTTCAAAGTGCAGGAAAACAGCTATCTCAACCAGTACAACCTGTTTATAACCCTAAGGACAAAATTTTAA
- a CDS encoding ankyrin repeat domain-containing protein — protein MKKSIFTLAIALVAFGNVAMASTTAVTGAKTSLVENYRGTTPLANAIIKGDVEAVKKFIDYGCDVNERSNGMTPLMLAARYNQADIIKLLIENGANVKHTDDKGQTAMKYAERSNATLAIEALRAAKA, from the coding sequence ATGAAAAAATCAATCTTCACTTTGGCAATCGCTCTTGTAGCATTCGGTAATGTAGCAATGGCTTCAACAACAGCTGTAACAGGTGCAAAAACATCACTTGTAGAAAATTACAGGGGTACTACTCCATTGGCAAATGCAATTATTAAAGGTGACGTCGAAGCTGTAAAAAAATTCATTGACTACGGCTGCGATGTTAACGAAAGGTCAAACGGTATGACGCCGCTTATGCTGGCCGCACGCTATAACCAGGCAGATATTATCAAGCTGCTTATTGAAAACGGTGCCAACGTTAAACATACTGACGATAAAGGCCAAACAGCTATGAAATATGCTGAGCGTTCAAACGCAACGTTGGCAATAGAAGCACTTAGAGCTGCTAAAGCTTAA
- a CDS encoding HEAT repeat domain-containing protein has product MFYILDYIEHYWISISSFPFVIQVAIFFIMFSCAMTATLMINVFTVRRAKQLKEIIVKDHRPKIFSFLRNILISPEDYTDAEVASLWQEQFGPLNKKAYISLIPTLEDVAKQEKQLIGSTNYNAIIAGLKVDSYLEKRLDFSSTRVRLRAFQSLSRLELTISDSKILPHTYARNTSLRKESRASYVGVSNNDPFKFFELDNEMNQWDHISLMQQFELHHSDKLPNFSKWIKYSKDKAQILFFVKLVAHFRQEQSISTVIELLNHEDHAIRREAILAVGKMQVRDIENHLVKMYFTQTLLCQNAIIEAVSYINSGKSLGFLKMAYELANNNDSKKLIAEVIYLYGKQGQQLFKELVAKAEGFDQLILKHVENPLIPSALKTYHANFKNYRVRASGSVVHIPGDSAIS; this is encoded by the coding sequence ATGTTCTACATTTTAGATTACATTGAGCACTACTGGATATCCATTAGCTCATTTCCGTTTGTCATCCAGGTGGCAATCTTTTTTATCATGTTCAGTTGCGCCATGACGGCAACACTCATGATTAATGTATTTACTGTTAGGCGTGCTAAGCAATTAAAGGAAATTATTGTAAAAGACCACAGGCCTAAAATCTTCTCATTCCTGCGAAATATCCTTATTTCTCCTGAAGATTACACTGATGCAGAAGTAGCTTCCTTGTGGCAAGAGCAGTTCGGGCCCCTTAACAAAAAGGCCTATATTTCTCTTATCCCAACCCTTGAAGATGTTGCTAAACAGGAAAAGCAGCTTATCGGGTCTACAAATTACAACGCTATAATTGCAGGCCTAAAAGTTGACAGCTATCTTGAAAAAAGGCTTGATTTTTCAAGTACGCGTGTTCGTTTAAGGGCATTCCAGTCGCTTTCAAGGCTTGAGCTGACAATTTCAGATTCAAAGATACTTCCGCACACTTATGCCCGCAATACGTCATTACGTAAAGAATCGCGTGCATCTTACGTAGGTGTAAGTAACAACGACCCATTTAAGTTCTTCGAGCTTGATAATGAGATGAATCAGTGGGACCACATAAGCCTGATGCAGCAATTTGAACTACACCACAGCGATAAATTGCCCAACTTCAGCAAATGGATTAAATATTCAAAAGATAAAGCGCAGATACTGTTCTTTGTAAAGCTTGTTGCACATTTCAGGCAGGAGCAGTCTATAAGCACAGTAATTGAACTTTTAAATCATGAAGACCACGCAATACGCAGGGAAGCGATACTTGCGGTAGGTAAAATGCAGGTAAGGGATATTGAAAACCATTTGGTGAAAATGTACTTTACACAAACATTGCTTTGCCAAAATGCCATAATTGAAGCAGTTTCATATATAAATTCAGGCAAGTCACTCGGCTTTCTAAAGATGGCATATGAACTGGCAAACAATAATGATTCTAAAAAGCTTATTGCCGAAGTAATATATCTGTATGGTAAGCAGGGGCAGCAATTATTTAAAGAGCTTGTTGCCAAAGCGGAAGGATTTGACCAGCTTATACTAAAGCATGTGGAGAATCCGTTGATTCCGTCGGCGCTTAAAACTTATCATGCCAACTTCAAAAATTACAGGGTACGCGCATCAGGCAGTGTAGTTCACATACCGGGCGATTCTGCAATTTCTTAA
- a CDS encoding phosphoribosylaminoimidazolesuccinocarboxamide synthase, which translates to MMNTITTTDFNFPGQKSVYRGKVRDVYNINDELLVMVATDRLSAFDVVLPKGIPYKGQILNQIATKFMRLTEDIVPNWLIDTPDPNVAVGHLCEPFKVEMVIRGYLSGHAAREYAAGKRVLCGVELPEGMKENDRFTSPIITPTTKADNGEHDADISRADIITKGIVSEEEYTILEKYTRALFEKGTEIAASRGLILVDTKYEFGKTKDGKIVLIDEIHTPDSSRYFYADGYEQRQNSGEQQKQLSKEFVRQWLIANGFQGKEGQQIPEMTDEYIESVSERYIELYENIIGEKFGKADANDIHSRIDKNVKNFLSK; encoded by the coding sequence ATGATGAACACCATCACAACTACTGATTTTAATTTTCCTGGCCAGAAATCTGTTTACCGCGGCAAAGTGCGCGATGTTTATAATATTAACGACGAACTTTTGGTAATGGTAGCAACCGACAGACTATCGGCTTTTGACGTAGTGCTGCCAAAAGGCATACCATACAAAGGGCAGATACTTAACCAGATTGCGACAAAGTTTATGCGCCTTACCGAAGATATTGTTCCCAACTGGCTTATTGACACCCCTGACCCTAACGTTGCCGTGGGCCACTTGTGTGAGCCTTTTAAGGTTGAGATGGTGATACGCGGTTACCTCTCCGGCCATGCAGCCCGTGAATATGCTGCCGGAAAACGAGTTCTTTGTGGTGTGGAACTGCCGGAAGGAATGAAAGAAAATGACAGGTTCACTTCACCTATTATTACACCTACCACAAAAGCTGACAATGGTGAACATGATGCTGACATTTCAAGAGCAGATATTATTACCAAAGGTATAGTTTCTGAAGAAGAATATACCATTCTTGAAAAGTACACCCGGGCACTATTTGAAAAAGGGACTGAAATTGCTGCCTCACGCGGATTGATATTAGTTGATACAAAGTATGAATTCGGCAAAACTAAAGACGGCAAAATTGTTTTGATTGACGAAATTCACACGCCCGACTCTTCACGCTATTTTTATGCTGATGGTTATGAACAGCGCCAAAACAGCGGTGAGCAGCAAAAACAACTTTCAAAAGAGTTTGTACGCCAGTGGCTTATTGCAAACGGCTTTCAGGGAAAAGAAGGACAGCAGATACCAGAAATGACAGATGAGTATATCGAAAGTGTTAGCGAAAGATATATTGAGCTGTATGAAAATATAATTGGTGAGAAATTTGGAAAAGCGGATGCTAATGACATTCACTCGAGGATTGATAAAAATGTAAAAAATTTCCTGAGTAAATAA
- a CDS encoding DUF4838 domain-containing protein translates to MKRFVILLLYAISCGCNSQPADFRLFSKGILVPEVVFVNSELKGAAENFCRFFEEATGQRLVPSVKATQVAGAIITIALNRDIEPAGHFRIIQQDNKISIEGESRDDIDSGIRYFFSHFVHVEPVSEGVKSTRQVNEIVIPSGLQYVQQYAFEYREPYFPDNFLPEFRQWNNTHTLEENWGLWGHNIGKAIKITHPMYATVDGVKNDEQLCFSSPELEDALIAFIEQKQAENPSQDKFMVMPNDNGMVCLCDKCKAAGNTKSNASPAVFTLLNSLAENFPSKEFFSTAYITTQSSPNFKLAANTSVMISTMQFPKGVVIEKSNRRAGIERTFADWRAVTKKIYLWDYAVNFDNYFDAYPTVKIAQQNLKFYKKQGVTGVFMHGSEENYSSFSSVKCYLYAQLLQDLDADIDKLTKDFYIRRYPAAADLLSSYYLSLETSALQSPRQLDIYGGIVQSEKKYLDADSFTDFYNKLTDRLKLLSQSEAVSIKPLLASFTFQRLELMRTKGLGEGGYGTLNGNTLKVTPQADILLDRLANLSSEAGIKVVNESGLTITDYIRSWRRDITPGTYRNLYYGKKLKFTGTPDEEYADISMLTDGATGFTDYYNNWLLSTASELAVEVNADEVRNLNYIEMGFLNDPRHNIYFPEKVIVTINDRKYEAVIAADGNKKPAKKSVKIPVTLLPADKTITIQTVKQQNFARKSVACDEVCFK, encoded by the coding sequence ATGAAAAGATTTGTAATCTTATTGCTTTACGCCATTTCTTGCGGTTGTAATTCACAACCCGCAGACTTCCGTTTGTTTTCCAAAGGCATTTTAGTACCTGAAGTGGTTTTTGTAAATAGTGAACTTAAAGGTGCAGCCGAAAATTTCTGCAGGTTTTTTGAAGAAGCTACAGGCCAGCGCCTGGTGCCATCAGTAAAAGCAACACAGGTTGCAGGAGCAATAATAACTATTGCCTTAAACAGAGATATTGAGCCAGCAGGACATTTCCGGATAATACAACAGGATAATAAAATCAGTATAGAAGGCGAATCCCGTGATGATATCGATTCAGGCATACGGTATTTTTTCAGCCATTTTGTACATGTTGAGCCGGTAAGTGAAGGTGTCAAGAGTACGCGTCAGGTAAATGAAATAGTGATTCCTTCCGGGTTGCAATATGTACAGCAGTATGCTTTTGAATATCGCGAACCCTATTTCCCTGATAACTTTTTACCGGAATTCAGGCAATGGAACAATACCCATACCCTTGAAGAAAACTGGGGGCTTTGGGGACATAATATAGGCAAAGCAATTAAAATTACACACCCAATGTATGCCACAGTTGATGGTGTTAAAAATGATGAACAGCTTTGTTTTTCCAGTCCTGAGCTTGAAGATGCACTTATAGCTTTTATTGAACAAAAGCAAGCTGAAAACCCGTCACAGGATAAATTTATGGTGATGCCGAATGACAATGGTATGGTATGCTTGTGTGATAAATGCAAAGCGGCAGGCAATACTAAAAGTAACGCAAGCCCTGCAGTTTTTACTTTATTAAACAGCCTGGCAGAGAACTTCCCTTCAAAAGAATTTTTTAGTACGGCATACATAACAACACAATCGTCTCCAAATTTCAAACTTGCAGCAAATACGAGTGTTATGATCAGCACAATGCAGTTCCCCAAAGGTGTTGTGATTGAAAAAAGCAACAGAAGAGCTGGTATTGAAAGAACTTTTGCTGATTGGAGAGCTGTTACAAAAAAGATATACCTGTGGGACTACGCTGTAAATTTTGATAATTATTTTGATGCATACCCAACCGTTAAAATCGCGCAGCAAAACCTTAAATTTTACAAAAAGCAGGGTGTTACCGGTGTTTTTATGCATGGTAGCGAAGAGAACTATAGTTCTTTCAGTAGTGTGAAGTGCTACCTGTATGCTCAGCTTTTACAGGATCTTGATGCAGATATTGATAAGCTTACAAAGGATTTTTATATAAGACGATATCCTGCTGCGGCAGACCTCCTGAGTTCTTATTATCTTAGTCTTGAAACAAGCGCCCTCCAATCTCCAAGACAGCTTGATATTTACGGAGGCATTGTGCAATCTGAGAAAAAATATCTTGATGCGGATAGTTTTACAGATTTTTATAATAAGCTTACAGATCGCTTAAAATTACTGAGCCAAAGTGAGGCTGTTTCAATTAAACCGCTTTTGGCATCCTTTACTTTTCAGAGGCTTGAACTGATGCGCACCAAAGGCTTAGGTGAAGGTGGCTACGGGACTTTGAACGGGAATACGCTCAAGGTTACCCCACAGGCTGATATATTGCTCGACAGGCTTGCAAATCTTAGTTCAGAAGCAGGGATTAAGGTTGTAAATGAAAGCGGCCTTACAATTACTGACTACATTCGTTCCTGGAGGCGGGACATTACCCCCGGAACGTACAGAAACCTTTATTATGGCAAAAAGCTGAAGTTTACAGGCACACCTGATGAAGAGTATGCCGATATTAGTATGCTTACAGACGGCGCCACTGGCTTTACAGATTATTATAATAACTGGCTTTTAAGTACAGCAAGTGAGTTGGCGGTTGAGGTAAATGCAGATGAAGTACGGAATTTAAATTACATTGAAATGGGCTTTTTGAATGACCCGCGACATAATATATATTTTCCTGAAAAGGTTATTGTAACTATAAATGACAGGAAATATGAGGCCGTTATAGCTGCAGATGGTAACAAGAAACCTGCAAAAAAATCAGTCAAAATTCCGGTTACACTATTACCGGCAGATAAAACTATAACTATCCAGACCGTAAAACAGCAGAATTTCGCGCGAAAATCTGTCGCTTGTGATGAGGTTTGTTTCAAATAA
- a CDS encoding DUF1573 domain-containing protein, translating to MKIFKNTRQVIALLLISVISLLMSGCKNTDTENQFLAKTSMKIEDPVRHYYPILQGLKQNIIVKVTNTGNEPLKIYKVLPSCGCTIAKFSTSAIAPGNDAFIEMEYDSNKNIGYVGIYTTIIANTEKHHHTMFFDLNVVPESLHTKDYEELYHIEQEKKVAFRNLLKAKQMNAAT from the coding sequence ATGAAGATATTCAAAAATACAAGACAAGTTATCGCGCTGTTACTGATAAGCGTAATCAGCCTGTTAATGTCAGGCTGCAAGAATACCGATACTGAAAACCAGTTTCTTGCAAAAACCAGCATGAAAATTGAAGACCCTGTTAGGCATTACTATCCAATACTGCAGGGACTTAAACAAAATATTATAGTGAAAGTGACCAATACCGGTAATGAGCCGCTTAAGATTTACAAGGTGCTCCCGTCATGTGGCTGTACCATTGCTAAATTTAGCACCAGCGCAATTGCTCCCGGTAATGATGCTTTTATTGAAATGGAGTATGACAGCAATAAAAACATTGGTTATGTGGGCATTTATACTACCATTATTGCTAATACTGAAAAGCACCACCATACCATGTTTTTTGACCTGAATGTGGTGCCTGAATCGCTTCATACCAAAGATTATGAAGAGCTTTATCATATTGAGCAGGAAAAAAAGGTGGCCTTCAGGAACTTGTTGAAGGCAAAACAAATGAACGCGGCTACCTAG